Proteins from a single region of Methanofastidiosum sp.:
- a CDS encoding glycosyltransferase family 4 protein, giving the protein MGGGSIVAEKIAKSLLKRGHEVFVITTSDDKTPQELTVGGVETYRLPLNLYFLPEFHSQNTIKRTLWHLIDLFNINAYKKIKKILKKETPDIVHIHNYRGLSPLSFKVVKDLNLSMVFTAHDYSPICVRTSLLNGEGQICEDKNLPCRFYNWIQKIVIDGKPDVVTAPSRFVLEKLESECLFQDTEKMILPNPITPKKDRTKKAYDTIDILFVGSLSKHKGPDILIKSFKKISKSNLRLHIVGKGPLEQELRRLAGDDPRIRFHGFLRGEELENMYRMANLTVLPSIWYDNSPMVIYESFSNSTPVLASRIGGIPELVIDGYNGFLFEPGDVEGLSSLIEKISRDPSILAELERGAYDSCKSYDIDEVIKRLEDIYRELKGP; this is encoded by the coding sequence ATGGGGGGAGGTTCAATTGTCGCTGAAAAAATCGCCAAAAGCCTATTGAAAAGAGGACATGAAGTTTTTGTAATAACAACAAGCGACGATAAAACCCCCCAAGAACTTACAGTAGGTGGTGTTGAAACTTATAGGCTCCCCTTGAATCTATACTTTCTCCCAGAATTCCATTCACAAAACACCATAAAAAGAACATTATGGCACCTAATAGACCTCTTCAATATAAACGCCTACAAAAAAATTAAAAAAATCCTAAAAAAAGAGACCCCAGACATAGTCCATATACACAATTATAGGGGCCTATCACCATTATCATTTAAAGTTGTAAAGGATCTTAACTTGTCTATGGTTTTCACAGCACATGATTATTCACCGATATGCGTAAGAACCAGCTTACTTAACGGGGAAGGTCAAATATGTGAGGATAAAAATCTACCTTGCAGATTTTATAATTGGATCCAAAAAATCGTCATAGATGGTAAACCTGATGTTGTAACGGCACCATCAAGGTTCGTGCTTGAAAAACTTGAATCAGAGTGCCTTTTCCAAGACACAGAAAAGATGATATTGCCTAATCCTATCACCCCAAAAAAGGATAGAACGAAAAAAGCTTATGATACAATTGATATCCTATTTGTCGGGTCACTATCAAAACATAAAGGTCCAGATATTTTAATTAAAAGTTTTAAAAAAATCAGCAAAAGTAATCTTAGGTTACACATTGTCGGGAAAGGGCCATTAGAACAAGAACTGAGAAGACTTGCAGGGGATGACCCGAGAATCAGGTTTCACGGCTTCCTGAGGGGTGAGGAACTGGAAAATATGTACAGAATGGCCAATTTAACGGTTCTTCCATCAATATGGTATGATAATTCCCCCATGGTGATATATGAGAGCTTCTCTAATTCAACACCTGTCCTTGCAAGCAGGATCGGTGGAATACCTGAACTCGTCATTGATGGTTACAATGGGTTCCTCTTTGAGCCGGGAGACGTCGAGGGGCTTTCCAGTTTAATAGAAAAAATTTCAAGGGATCCCTCTATCCTGGCCGAACTTGAAAGGGGGGCCTACGACTCCTGCAAATCATATGACATTGATGAGGTAATAAAGAGACTTGAGGACATTTACAGGGAACTTAAAGGTCCTTAG
- a CDS encoding thymidylate kinase: MSTRSSEKFLISFSGIDGAGKTTHAKYIRQVLRKHGIECDYVYGRLEPFILKPFIMIGRRIFLKERDMFKDYRGYSYGKRKKIKDHPLLFKIYYFIMLLDYLIQLFLRVKIPSVMGHNIVCDRYIFDTVINDFAVDMNYSNKKMKKEIEKFFRFFPKPTLSFFIDVPVDIAFKRKNDIPSLKYLEERAMRYRFIASEYDMIIVDGSKDLEKIKRFIKKKVSESVVRE; this comes from the coding sequence ATGTCTACAAGAAGCTCTGAGAAATTTTTGATTTCATTCAGTGGCATCGACGGGGCAGGGAAAACTACACATGCAAAATATATCAGGCAAGTGCTTAGAAAACATGGCATAGAATGTGATTATGTATATGGTAGACTAGAACCTTTCATATTAAAACCCTTCATCATGATTGGTAGAAGAATATTCCTCAAGGAAAGGGACATGTTCAAGGATTATAGAGGTTATTCCTATGGAAAAAGGAAAAAAATAAAGGATCATCCTCTTTTATTCAAAATCTATTATTTTATAATGCTCTTAGATTATCTGATACAACTATTCTTAAGGGTTAAAATCCCATCAGTTATGGGGCATAATATTGTATGTGACAGATACATTTTTGACACGGTCATAAACGATTTTGCGGTGGATATGAACTACTCAAATAAAAAGATGAAAAAAGAAATCGAAAAGTTTTTCCGTTTCTTCCCAAAACCAACATTATCATTCTTTATAGATGTCCCAGTGGATATAGCATTCAAAAGGAAAAATGACATACCATCATTGAAATACTTGGAAGAAAGGGCCATGAGGTATAGGTTCATAGCCTCCGAATATGATATGATAATAGTAGATGGTAGCAAAGATCTAGAAAAAATAAAACGCTTTATCAAGAAAAAAGTCTCTGAAAGTGTGGTGAGAGAATAA